In the genome of Planifilum fimeticola, one region contains:
- a CDS encoding PTS sugar transporter subunit IIA, with amino-acid sequence MRFLERDLVDLHVNAEDPEEAIREAGRLLAEAEAVSPEYVEAMVRNYREHGPYFVLAPHLAIPHARPEDGVKEPALSMVRLIHPVEFGHSAHDPVRLVFGLGASSSEEHLRLLQRLTHLLGDPGNVERLLRASDYHNIESILGGDEG; translated from the coding sequence ATGAGATTTTTGGAGAGAGACCTGGTCGACTTGCACGTCAACGCGGAAGATCCCGAAGAGGCGATCCGGGAAGCCGGACGGTTGCTGGCGGAGGCGGAAGCCGTTTCGCCGGAGTATGTGGAGGCCATGGTTCGGAACTACCGGGAGCATGGGCCGTATTTTGTGCTGGCGCCGCACCTGGCAATTCCCCACGCGCGGCCGGAGGACGGCGTCAAGGAGCCCGCCCTCTCGATGGTTCGCCTGATCCACCCCGTGGAATTCGGCCACAGCGCCCACGATCCCGTCCGGCTGGTCTTCGGGCTGGGCGCCTCCTCGTCGGAGGAACATCTTCGGCTGTTGCAGCGCCTGACTCACCTGCTCGGCGATCCGGGCAACGTGGAGCGGCTGCTTCGGGCGAGCGATTATCACAACATTGAGTCCATTCTGGGAGGGGATGAGGGATGA
- a CDS encoding PTS ascorbate transporter subunit IIC yields MEVIQWLATNFFGTPAILLGLIVLIGLLVQKKTASQVISGTFKAIIGFLIIGAGSGVIVDSLTVFEPMWKEVFNLQDSSLGEFIGQDRFIGKFGSAVTLAMTIGFLINVLLARFTRLKYIYLTGHMMFWTTLIFAGIVVQTSGNVSFGKLVFFLTVVMGLYWTVQPALTQPFMRKITGNDSIALGHTSASVALLGALAGKVFGNKENDSEKIRLPKGLEFLRDSNVITALTMGVLFFVGAMVIVFKNTPGANQLIQKAGDQDFVVYSIVQSFQFAGGIAIVLMGVRMFIGEIVPAFKGIATKIVPGAKPALDCPVVFPFAPNAVILGFLGSFVGALLWLVIIGNAVGYIFVPTMIVLFFHSATAGVFGNATGGVRGALIGGFITSTVVAWGQFFMVRFLIGGTIPDTAMWAADSDMFILGPVIHFLAKLFF; encoded by the coding sequence ATGGAAGTGATTCAGTGGTTGGCCACCAACTTTTTCGGCACCCCGGCGATTTTGTTGGGATTGATCGTGTTGATCGGTCTGCTGGTGCAGAAAAAAACGGCCAGTCAGGTCATCAGCGGAACCTTCAAGGCGATCATCGGCTTTCTGATCATCGGCGCCGGATCGGGGGTGATCGTCGATTCCCTGACGGTCTTCGAACCCATGTGGAAAGAGGTGTTTAACCTGCAGGACTCTTCCCTCGGAGAGTTCATCGGTCAGGACCGCTTCATCGGGAAATTCGGCAGCGCGGTCACCCTGGCGATGACCATCGGCTTTCTCATCAACGTCCTGCTGGCCCGTTTCACTCGGCTGAAGTACATCTACCTGACGGGGCACATGATGTTTTGGACAACCCTCATCTTCGCCGGCATCGTCGTCCAAACCTCCGGAAATGTTTCCTTCGGAAAGCTGGTGTTTTTCCTGACGGTCGTCATGGGCTTGTACTGGACCGTTCAGCCGGCCCTGACCCAGCCCTTCATGCGGAAGATCACGGGGAACGACAGCATCGCCCTCGGTCACACCTCCGCCTCCGTCGCTCTGCTGGGGGCGCTGGCGGGAAAGGTGTTCGGCAACAAGGAGAATGATTCCGAGAAAATCCGGCTGCCGAAGGGGCTGGAGTTCCTGCGGGATTCCAACGTCATCACCGCCTTGACCATGGGGGTTCTGTTCTTCGTCGGGGCGATGGTGATCGTCTTCAAAAACACCCCCGGGGCGAACCAGCTGATCCAGAAGGCGGGGGACCAGGACTTCGTCGTCTACTCGATCGTCCAGTCCTTCCAGTTCGCCGGCGGCATCGCCATTGTGCTGATGGGGGTCCGGATGTTCATCGGCGAAATCGTGCCGGCCTTCAAGGGCATCGCGACGAAGATCGTCCCCGGCGCCAAACCGGCCCTGGATTGCCCGGTCGTCTTTCCCTTCGCCCCCAATGCGGTGATCCTGGGCTTCCTCGGTTCCTTCGTCGGGGCGCTGCTCTGGCTGGTGATCATCGGCAACGCCGTCGGGTACATCTTTGTGCCGACGATGATCGTCCTGTTTTTCCACTCGGCGACCGCCGGGGTTTTCGGGAACGCCACGGGCGGCGTGCGCGGGGCCCTGATCGGAGGTTTCATCACCTCGACGGTGGTGGCCTGGGGGCAGTTTTTCATGGTCCGGTTCCTGATCGGTGGCACCATCCCCGACACGGCGATGTGGGCCGCCGACTCGGACATGTTCATCCTCGGGCCCGTCATCCACTTCCTGGCCAAGCTCTTCTTCTGA
- a CDS encoding PTS sugar transporter subunit IIB: protein MKVLCVCGLGQGTSLILRMNVETVLKEMGVDADVEHMDVSGASSMPADYIVTNGELAKTLDDRGVPIIRVENYFDLDEIRTALKEHLGK from the coding sequence ATGAAAGTGCTTTGCGTGTGCGGCTTGGGACAAGGGACCAGCCTGATCCTGCGCATGAATGTGGAGACGGTGCTGAAGGAGATGGGCGTCGACGCCGATGTGGAGCACATGGATGTCTCCGGCGCGTCGAGCATGCCCGCCGACTACATCGTCACCAACGGCGAACTGGCCAAGACCCTGGATGACCGGGGAGTTCCCATTATCCGGGTGGAGAACTATTTCGATCTGGACGAGATCCGAACCGCCCTGAAGGAGCATCTGGGCAAGTAA
- a CDS encoding BglG family transcription antiterminator, producing the protein MALDQRSCSVLHYLARSEGTVAIPLLTETFRVSRRTIYYDLDKIDDWLKKQGFSPMKRIRGSGVVLEEAERESVREAIQNLHERDYEYGTAERQSWIVLHLMTAGRPVFIEDFTRLFRVSRNTVIEDIKGLKHRLRSFRVSLISDRKRGYCIEGEEKGCRRGMLEHLSGLFPEDAWPLLETNKQNLFRQGRAFGFPSFPPHLFDDVAELIQDEEKRYGVEYTDAVHLQLTLRLLFILRRIQLGRMVRLDPVEKGVLRDAPERSMAQTLMEKISKLFSVSVPGDEIDYLTSHLLGARINKLGAEIDSGDLQRLSGVIRRMIDDFEKRALVRFPERKEMEHNMLIHLKSAYYRLIYDIPVNNPVAGQVMERYPEIYQITEQVIHHLEAIVHKPVPKSEIAFMAMHFGGWLRRGGLTVRRNPRVLIVCAGGVGTSRMLQQQLEERFPSMEILRTTTIRNYRRHLDQADVILTTAPLEPAPPVPVMTVSPILTGAQLAELQRKLGLEETYPRAPSLDSLLRVVEQYAEIRDRAGLELALGQLFHPPERALPPKPGLEDLLSRETVRVCDAVAGWEEAVRRAADPLIRRRMIEERYVEAMLRTVRELGPYMVIAPQVAVPHARAEDGVRELGLSVLKLKRAIPFPDEEHPVRLIIVLAATGDEGHLRALSQLTRRLSRKETLRAVLEARSEGELLNLLGSEAC; encoded by the coding sequence ATGGCCTTGGATCAGCGCAGTTGTTCCGTGTTGCATTACCTTGCCCGCTCGGAGGGGACCGTCGCGATCCCGCTTCTGACGGAAACCTTCCGGGTGTCGCGGAGGACCATCTATTACGATCTCGACAAGATCGATGATTGGCTGAAGAAACAGGGGTTTTCGCCGATGAAAAGGATTCGGGGCTCCGGGGTCGTGCTGGAGGAAGCCGAGCGGGAGAGCGTCCGGGAAGCGATCCAAAACCTTCACGAACGGGATTACGAATACGGGACGGCAGAAAGGCAGTCCTGGATCGTCCTGCACCTGATGACCGCCGGACGACCGGTCTTCATCGAGGATTTCACCCGCCTCTTCCGCGTCAGCCGCAATACCGTGATCGAGGACATCAAAGGGCTGAAACATCGCCTCCGCTCCTTCCGCGTCTCGCTCATATCGGACCGGAAAAGGGGTTACTGCATCGAGGGGGAGGAGAAGGGATGCCGGAGGGGGATGCTGGAGCATTTGTCCGGTCTTTTCCCCGAGGATGCCTGGCCCCTGCTGGAGACCAACAAGCAAAACCTGTTTCGCCAGGGGCGCGCCTTCGGTTTTCCCTCCTTTCCTCCGCATCTCTTTGACGACGTCGCGGAGCTGATCCAGGATGAAGAAAAACGGTACGGAGTGGAGTACACCGACGCGGTCCATCTCCAGCTGACCCTCCGCCTCCTGTTCATCCTCCGCCGCATCCAATTGGGGCGGATGGTTCGCCTCGACCCCGTTGAAAAGGGAGTGTTGAGGGACGCACCGGAAAGGAGCATGGCCCAGACCTTGATGGAGAAGATCTCCAAACTCTTTTCCGTTTCCGTTCCCGGCGACGAGATCGACTACCTGACCTCCCATCTGCTGGGAGCGCGGATCAACAAGCTGGGAGCGGAGATCGACAGCGGAGATCTCCAAAGGTTGTCCGGTGTGATCCGAAGGATGATCGACGATTTTGAGAAGCGGGCGCTGGTCCGTTTTCCCGAACGAAAAGAGATGGAACACAACATGCTGATCCATCTGAAATCGGCGTATTACCGGCTAATATATGATATTCCCGTGAATAATCCCGTCGCCGGGCAGGTGATGGAACGCTACCCGGAGATTTATCAGATCACGGAGCAGGTGATCCACCATCTCGAGGCGATCGTGCACAAGCCCGTGCCGAAAAGCGAAATCGCCTTCATGGCCATGCACTTCGGCGGTTGGCTGCGCCGCGGGGGCCTCACGGTCCGCCGCAACCCCCGGGTCCTGATCGTTTGCGCCGGCGGCGTCGGCACCTCCCGGATGTTGCAGCAACAATTGGAAGAGCGGTTTCCGTCCATGGAGATCCTTCGCACCACTACGATCCGGAACTACCGGCGCCATCTGGATCAAGCCGATGTCATCCTCACGACGGCACCCCTCGAGCCGGCTCCCCCGGTGCCGGTGATGACCGTCAGTCCCATCTTGACCGGGGCGCAACTTGCGGAACTGCAGAGGAAACTGGGGTTGGAGGAGACGTATCCCCGCGCTCCGTCCCTGGATTCCCTGCTGAGGGTGGTTGAACAATACGCGGAGATCCGGGACCGGGCCGGCCTGGAGCTGGCCTTGGGCCAGTTGTTCCACCCCCCGGAAAGGGCGCTTCCTCCCAAACCCGGATTGGAGGATCTGCTGTCCCGGGAAACGGTTCGGGTGTGCGATGCCGTGGCGGGATGGGAGGAGGCGGTGCGGCGGGCGGCCGATCCCCTGATCCGCCGGCGGATGATCGAAGAGCGCTATGTGGAGGCGATGCTTCGCACGGTCCGGGAGTTGGGCCCTTACATGGTGATCGCCCCGCAGGTGGCGGTCCCCCATGCCCGGGCCGAAGACGGGGTCCGGGAGCTGGGCCTGAGCGTGTTGAAGCTCAAGCGGGCGATTCCCTTTCCGGACGAAGAGCACCCCGTGCGGCTGATTATCGTGCTGGCGGCGACAGGGGACGAAGGGCATCTGCGGGCCTTGTCCCAGTTGACCCGGCGGCTGAGCCGGAAGGAGACCCTCCGTGCCGTCCTCGAGGCCCGAAGCGAAGGGGAATTGTTGAACCTGTTGGGATCAGAGGCCTGTTGA